One window of Magallana gigas chromosome 2, xbMagGiga1.1, whole genome shotgun sequence genomic DNA carries:
- the LOC105318441 gene encoding phospholipase A and acyltransferase 3, producing the protein MAAKQFDSHNRSVIRKARKGDQLEFHRGWYSHWAVYIGNEEVIHLAGDENDGLNGNINPSHAFTICGKSFNKAVVKRENVWKVVLDSKVEVNNNKDRKCKPRRPHEIVEEAIMKIGDIGYNVLWQNCEHFAAYCRYGVNWSEQANNFLGAVVATGAVVVLGSLFKEMFIGDKKEKEKA; encoded by the exons ATGGCAGCGAAACAGTTTGACTCTCACAACAGAAGTGTCATACGGAAGGCCCGTAAAGGAGATCAACTGGAATTCCATCGCGGGTGGTATTCACACTGGGCTGTGTACATAG GGAATGAGGAGGTCATTCATTTGGCCGGTGATGAAAATGACGGTCTTAACGGTAACATCAACCCCAGTCACGCGTTCACGATCTGTGGAAAATCTTTCAACAAGGCGGTGGTCAAACGGGAGAATGTCTGGAAAGTCGTGCTGGATTCCAAAGTCGAAGTAAACAATAACAAAGATCGCAAATGCAA ACCACGTAGGCCCCATGAAATCGTGGAGGAGGCCATAATGAAAATCGGAGACATTGGCTACAACGTGCTTTGGCAGAACTGCGAACATTTCGCCGCCTACTGCAGATATGGCGTGAACTGGTCCGAACAG GCCAACAACTTTTTGGGTGCAGTGGTTGCCACCGGAGCAGTTGTAGTTCTGGGTTCACTATTCAAAGAGATGTTCATTGGAGATAAGAAGGAAAAGGAGAAAGCTTAG